The Edaphobacter sp. 12200R-103 genome contains a region encoding:
- a CDS encoding IclR family transcriptional regulator C-terminal domain-containing protein: MSTTARRPLSPEIPQPPVPPLPPAQKQTPAASLDVFTGDPNFMTSLARGLIVIQAFTQQNPQMTISQLSVRTGLSRAAVRRCLYTLTKLGFAGAEDGSRYSLRPRMLTLSHTYTASSTLSSAAQPILERMSAALRESFSVATLDGDDIVYVARSTVNRVMAVDLHIGSRLPAYCTSMGRILLAYLPQEQIETYLARVNLVPHTTRTVTSVEKLRMLLRNIRRNGYALCDQEYEVGLRSLAVPVFSPNGRAVATLNLSGSAPRLSTLEMQTRFLSHLRNAASELAVFLR, from the coding sequence ATGAGTACCACCGCGCGCCGTCCGCTTTCTCCTGAAATTCCTCAGCCCCCTGTACCGCCCCTACCGCCCGCACAAAAACAGACACCGGCAGCCTCGCTGGATGTTTTTACCGGAGATCCTAACTTCATGACCTCGCTCGCGCGAGGTCTTATCGTTATCCAGGCCTTTACCCAGCAGAACCCGCAAATGACGATTTCGCAGCTGAGCGTGCGCACCGGACTTTCGCGCGCCGCCGTGCGTCGCTGCCTGTACACGCTCACCAAACTCGGCTTTGCGGGAGCCGAGGACGGTTCGCGCTACTCCCTACGTCCGCGCATGCTGACGCTGTCGCATACCTACACTGCTTCGAGCACGCTGTCCTCTGCCGCTCAGCCCATCCTTGAACGCATGTCGGCCGCATTGCGCGAATCATTCTCCGTAGCCACGCTCGATGGTGACGACATTGTCTATGTGGCACGAAGCACGGTCAACCGCGTCATGGCCGTCGATCTGCACATCGGAAGCCGCCTGCCTGCATACTGCACCAGCATGGGCCGCATCCTGCTTGCGTATCTTCCCCAGGAGCAGATCGAAACCTATCTGGCGCGCGTCAACCTTGTTCCGCACACTACACGCACGGTTACCTCCGTCGAGAAACTGCGGATGCTGTTGCGTAACATTCGCCGCAACGGATACGCTCTCTGTGACCAGGAGTACGAAGTAGGGCTGCGCTCTCTCGCCGTCCCCGTCTTCTCTCCCAATGGACGCGCCGTGGCGACTCTCAATCTGAGCGGAAGCGCGCCGCGCCTTTCGACGCTCGAGATGCAGACCCGTTTCCTGTCACATCTTCGCAACGCAGCATCGGAACTGGCCGTCTTTCTGCGCTGA
- a CDS encoding type I phosphomannose isomerase catalytic subunit has protein sequence MTGSGKMDGGVMEVSPFRLKPWFSPRPWGRKSLKPWYEDTGTTELVGEAWLTGPQCVVEEGELAGKTLAELGPQMGGEFPLLVKLLFPNEKLSVQVHPDDAQAQAAGETRGKTECWYVLDAEPGAFVMLGLKPGVDAKMLAASVADNTMESLIEKVPVSVGDMLFVDAGTVHAIGPGVVLLETQQTSDVTYRLYDYGRPRELHLEQGLKVIKPKTQAGKVAPKEMAGFIRLIEQKYFVVDRFELGRAVEQSLTLEGPACLVGLRGKAWVVTPGSEVELEPGKAVVIPEGTGQVIVDAEQGATFVRCVAPATSASI, from the coding sequence ATGACAGGTTCTGGAAAGATGGATGGAGGAGTGATGGAAGTTTCGCCGTTTCGCCTGAAGCCGTGGTTCAGCCCCCGGCCCTGGGGAAGAAAGAGTTTGAAGCCGTGGTACGAAGATACCGGCACGACGGAGCTGGTAGGAGAGGCATGGCTCACAGGGCCGCAGTGCGTCGTTGAAGAAGGAGAGCTTGCCGGCAAGACGCTCGCGGAGTTGGGTCCGCAGATGGGCGGCGAATTTCCTCTGCTGGTGAAGCTGCTCTTTCCCAATGAGAAGCTGTCAGTCCAGGTGCACCCGGATGACGCCCAGGCACAGGCTGCCGGAGAGACTCGCGGCAAGACAGAGTGCTGGTATGTGCTGGACGCAGAACCCGGCGCTTTCGTCATGTTGGGCTTGAAACCTGGTGTCGACGCAAAGATGCTGGCCGCTTCAGTTGCAGATAACACGATGGAGTCTCTGATCGAGAAGGTTCCGGTGAGCGTGGGAGACATGCTCTTTGTCGATGCTGGCACGGTGCATGCCATCGGGCCCGGCGTGGTTCTGCTCGAGACCCAGCAGACCAGTGATGTGACCTATCGCCTGTACGATTATGGGCGTCCTCGCGAGCTGCACCTGGAGCAGGGGCTGAAGGTCATCAAGCCAAAGACACAGGCGGGTAAAGTTGCGCCGAAAGAGATGGCGGGCTTTATCCGGTTGATCGAGCAGAAGTATTTCGTCGTTGATCGGTTTGAGCTGGGACGTGCGGTGGAGCAGAGCCTGACTCTGGAAGGCCCTGCCTGTCTCGTCGGCCTCAGAGGGAAGGCCTGGGTGGTGACCCCTGGCAGTGAGGTTGAGCTTGAGCCAGGCAAGGCTGTAGTGATCCCGGAAGGCACCGGACAGGTGATTGTGGATGCCGAGCAGGGAGCTACGTTTGTGCGTTGTGTGGCGCCGGCGACCTCAGCTTCTATCTGA
- a CDS encoding UDP-glucose--hexose-1-phosphate uridylyltransferase: MNPLALQNPHRRFNPLKREWVLVSPHRTQRPWQGQMEKPAQTTALQYDPDCYLCPGNMRAGGHRTDNYTSTYVFENDFAALKPDAPLFSMDEEERGLLVAEGESGICRVLCFSPRHDLTLARMEVTDIRQVVDLWDAQTRELGARDDIRYVQVFENRGAMMGASNPHPHGQIWASRSVPNEALVEQAAQQAYLSEHGCCLLCAYREMEVARGERIVTSNASFVALVPFWAVWPFEVIILPVRHIADLAAMTDTERDDLAAILKAVTSTYDKVFDTPFPYSMGLHPQPCEGKEHPEWHFHLHFYPPLLRSAMVRKFMVGFELLGSPQRDITPESAAETLRKAATR, translated from the coding sequence TTGAACCCGTTAGCGCTGCAGAACCCTCACCGTCGCTTCAATCCGCTCAAACGCGAGTGGGTGCTGGTTTCGCCGCACCGCACGCAGCGCCCCTGGCAAGGACAGATGGAGAAACCGGCCCAGACTACGGCTCTCCAATACGATCCCGATTGCTATCTCTGCCCGGGCAATATGCGCGCAGGCGGCCATAGAACCGACAACTACACCAGCACGTATGTCTTTGAGAATGACTTTGCCGCATTGAAGCCGGACGCGCCTCTGTTTTCCATGGATGAGGAGGAACGAGGCTTGCTGGTCGCCGAAGGCGAGAGCGGCATCTGCCGCGTCCTATGCTTTTCTCCGCGACACGATCTCACGCTGGCCCGTATGGAAGTCACGGACATTCGCCAGGTTGTCGATCTGTGGGATGCGCAGACCCGGGAGTTGGGTGCGCGCGACGATATCCGTTACGTTCAGGTCTTCGAGAACCGCGGGGCGATGATGGGCGCGAGCAATCCCCACCCGCACGGCCAGATCTGGGCGTCCCGCTCAGTTCCCAATGAGGCGCTAGTGGAGCAGGCTGCTCAGCAAGCCTATTTAAGCGAGCATGGCTGCTGCCTGCTGTGTGCCTACCGCGAGATGGAGGTTGCACGCGGCGAGCGCATCGTTACTTCCAATGCCAGCTTTGTGGCTCTGGTCCCTTTCTGGGCAGTGTGGCCCTTCGAGGTGATCATTCTTCCCGTAAGGCATATCGCCGATCTGGCTGCGATGACGGATACGGAGCGCGACGACCTGGCGGCTATTCTAAAAGCAGTAACCTCGACGTACGACAAGGTCTTCGATACGCCATTTCCTTATTCGATGGGACTGCACCCGCAGCCCTGCGAGGGGAAGGAACATCCGGAGTGGCACTTTCATCTGCACTTTTACCCGCCGCTCCTGCGCTCGGCTATGGTACGAAAGTTCATGGTGGGGTTCGAGCTGCTGGGGTCGCCGCAGAGGGACATTACGCCGGAGTCGGCAGCGGAGACGTTGCGGAAGGCAGCAACCCGTTAG
- the galK gene encoding galactokinase, which yields MKLTDKAVQTAHEDHFGQPGKLFRAPARVNLIGEHTDYTGGLVMPMAIDFQTIAVISPREDKRLAFYSHNYGEETIFDLKSLERGRQGHWSDYPAGVAWSLWKEGIRFGGFNITLSGDVPLGAGLSSSASVEVAAAMAILSLSESTLPLAKLATLCRRAENEFVGAKSGIMDQFVVAGAVAHRAMMLDTRSLEFDLLPLPDDVRVVIANSMVRHAVATGEYGNRRDEVEAGQAVLQQECGVALLRDATLADLGACRDRMSPESFARCRHIITENERVLQARDALLESDMPRFGELMVKAHTSMRDDFAASCEEVDTLVEIALRQSGCIGARITGGGFGGCTVNIVKASEAEAFVSAVQREYAQATKIEADCFICEPADGALALAKKGGVA from the coding sequence ATGAAGTTGACGGACAAAGCAGTACAGACTGCGCATGAAGATCATTTTGGCCAGCCGGGAAAGCTCTTTCGCGCGCCGGCACGGGTCAATCTGATTGGGGAACACACCGACTATACCGGCGGTCTTGTGATGCCGATGGCCATCGACTTTCAGACGATCGCGGTCATCAGCCCGCGGGAAGACAAACGGCTCGCGTTTTACTCCCATAACTACGGCGAAGAGACCATCTTTGACCTGAAGAGTCTTGAGCGCGGGCGACAGGGGCACTGGAGCGACTACCCGGCAGGAGTAGCGTGGAGCCTCTGGAAAGAGGGCATTCGCTTCGGGGGATTCAACATAACGCTTTCCGGCGATGTCCCCCTGGGAGCTGGCCTGAGCTCCTCGGCGTCGGTCGAGGTAGCCGCAGCGATGGCAATCCTGTCTCTCAGCGAGTCGACGCTTCCCCTGGCGAAGCTGGCCACGCTCTGTCGTAGGGCCGAGAATGAATTTGTCGGTGCGAAGAGCGGGATCATGGACCAGTTCGTCGTCGCCGGAGCCGTGGCGCATCGCGCCATGATGCTGGATACGCGTTCGCTCGAGTTCGATCTGCTGCCTCTTCCCGACGATGTTCGGGTTGTAATTGCCAATTCTATGGTGAGGCACGCGGTTGCCACCGGCGAGTATGGCAATCGCCGTGATGAGGTTGAAGCGGGGCAGGCTGTGTTGCAGCAAGAGTGCGGGGTAGCGCTGCTGCGTGACGCCACGCTGGCTGACCTGGGCGCCTGCCGGGACAGGATGTCTCCGGAGAGCTTTGCGCGATGTAGGCACATCATTACTGAGAATGAGCGTGTTCTGCAGGCCCGCGACGCTCTGCTGGAGAGCGATATGCCGCGTTTCGGAGAACTGATGGTGAAGGCTCACACGAGCATGCGCGACGATTTCGCCGCAAGCTGCGAGGAAGTCGATACGCTGGTTGAGATCGCTCTCAGACAATCGGGATGCATCGGGGCAAGAATTACGGGAGGCGGCTTCGGAGGCTGCACGGTAAATATCGTGAAGGCTTCGGAGGCGGAGGCGTTTGTCTCCGCGGTTCAGCGCGAGTACGCGCAAGCGACAAAGATCGAAGCTGATTGCTTTATCTGCGAACCGGCCGATGGTGCTCTGGCATTGGCGAAGAAAGGCGGTGTTGCTTGA